From a region of the Pseudoxanthomonas sp. X-1 genome:
- a CDS encoding DUF58 domain-containing protein yields MARPQAPESLPVSLDRRRVYVLPTGFGLFAGGLVGVMLLGALNYNNNPALLLALLLAATLMASLMAAHLQLSGLRVDAIGAEPVHAGLPLQLQLAVSARDARPRIGLRLRAGQDEALVPALHEGQQVIATLDYPTATRGWLTLPRLRLSTTQPLGVARAWSWIWPETTLLVYPAVEVDGPPLPEPGGASRQTRVDAAGEELHHLRAYRPGDAQHTISWKPSARRDTLLVREYERPVGREVVLDWSTLAALPQEARIARLTHWIELAERQARRTRLLLPGQAPIGPGCGPAHRHQCLRALALLPRSKA; encoded by the coding sequence ATGGCTCGGCCGCAGGCGCCCGAGTCGCTCCCGGTCAGCCTCGACCGGCGCCGCGTCTATGTGCTGCCAACCGGCTTCGGCCTGTTCGCCGGCGGCCTGGTCGGCGTCATGCTGCTGGGCGCGCTGAACTACAACAACAACCCGGCCCTGCTGCTGGCGCTGCTGCTGGCCGCGACGCTGATGGCCAGCCTGATGGCCGCGCACCTGCAGCTGTCGGGGCTGCGCGTCGATGCGATCGGCGCCGAGCCCGTGCATGCCGGCCTGCCGCTGCAGTTGCAGCTGGCCGTGTCCGCGCGCGATGCGCGTCCGCGCATCGGCCTGCGCCTGCGCGCCGGCCAGGACGAGGCGCTGGTGCCGGCGCTGCACGAGGGCCAGCAGGTCATCGCCACGCTCGACTATCCGACCGCCACGCGCGGCTGGCTCACGCTGCCGCGCCTGCGCCTGTCCACCACCCAGCCGCTGGGCGTGGCGCGCGCGTGGTCGTGGATCTGGCCTGAGACCACGTTGCTGGTCTATCCGGCCGTGGAAGTCGATGGCCCGCCCCTGCCCGAGCCCGGCGGCGCGTCGCGCCAGACGCGCGTGGACGCGGCCGGCGAGGAGCTGCACCACCTGCGCGCCTATCGTCCCGGAGATGCGCAGCACACCATCTCCTGGAAGCCCTCGGCGCGCCGCGACACGCTGCTGGTGCGCGAGTACGAACGCCCGGTCGGCCGCGAGGTCGTGCTGGACTGGTCCACGCTGGCTGCCCTGCCGCAGGAGGCGCGCATCGCGCGGCTGACGCACTGGATCGAACTGGCCGAACGCCAGGCGCGGCGCACGCGCCTGCTGCTGCCGGGCCAGGCGCCGATCGGGCCAGGTTGCGGACCGGCCCATCGCCACCAGTGCCTGCGCGCGCTGGCGCTGCTGCCCAGGAGCAAGGCGTGA
- a CDS encoding DUF3488 and transglutaminase-like domain-containing protein → MIGRRARVDSPALDGRSRLWTLASAGFGLLPLLLQLPGGTALAIGAIGVLSAGASWRRRIPLPLRVLLALAALVAVLWSAGPRFGRDTGCALLAAMLAIKPTETTTLRDGRSLVGFALFAPFAAFLLDQGPLTMALGLVSVLCALVAMLRLAALESGLLDASGAGAVGISPWQLGRLVLMGLPLVLLTFWLFPRLGSPLWGLPDRAVGRPGLSDDMRPGDWIDLLADDTPAARVTFFGATPPPSQMYWRGPVLDDFDGRVWRRGWSGGRAPAEAPRQGPRYDYQLDYEPTDRSQLIALDLLVDAPEGTRLSADYELSAQRPLASLTRWRMQGQAPARFDAQIPPQALQRDLRLPPGLNPRTVALGRQWRSEAGAHGDAAIVQRALTWIRKDFGYTLDIPLPGRDMADEFLFQTRQGFCEQFSSSFVILMRAAGIPARVVTGYVGGVRNPFGGGYWILRRQDAHAWAEVWLPQRGWVRVDPTAAVAPERIYDTLDDRAQAGGDAGEDLFGLSRYAQVSDWLRRGWNDLVLGFDVERQRRLLQPFGIERLDEGRLGLLFAIAGGGALLGMAWLLARGERERDPLLRQWHALGRRYRRFDLAPGADEPAQRWAQRVASARRDATAAHKNEELISLSRRFAQARYAAGHADVRALIRDLRRHRP, encoded by the coding sequence GTGATCGGCCGACGCGCGCGTGTCGACTCGCCCGCGCTGGATGGGCGCAGCCGGCTGTGGACGCTGGCCTCGGCCGGCTTTGGCCTGCTGCCGCTGCTGCTGCAACTGCCGGGTGGCACGGCCCTGGCAATCGGGGCGATCGGCGTGCTCAGCGCGGGCGCCTCGTGGAGGCGGCGCATCCCGCTGCCGCTGCGCGTGCTGCTGGCGCTGGCGGCGCTGGTCGCGGTGCTGTGGTCGGCCGGGCCGCGTTTCGGCCGCGACACCGGCTGCGCGCTGCTGGCGGCGATGCTGGCGATCAAGCCGACCGAGACCACCACGCTGCGCGACGGCCGCAGCCTGGTGGGCTTCGCGCTGTTCGCGCCGTTCGCCGCGTTCCTGCTCGACCAAGGGCCGCTGACCATGGCGCTGGGCCTGGTCTCGGTGCTGTGCGCGCTGGTGGCGATGCTGCGCCTGGCCGCGCTGGAATCGGGCCTGCTCGACGCCAGCGGCGCCGGCGCGGTTGGCATCAGCCCGTGGCAGCTCGGCCGGTTGGTGCTGATGGGCCTGCCGCTGGTGCTGCTGACGTTCTGGCTGTTCCCGCGCCTGGGCAGCCCGCTGTGGGGCCTGCCCGACCGCGCGGTCGGCCGGCCCGGCCTGTCCGACGACATGCGGCCGGGCGACTGGATCGACCTGCTGGCCGACGACACGCCGGCCGCGCGCGTGACCTTCTTCGGCGCCACGCCGCCGCCATCGCAGATGTACTGGCGCGGGCCGGTGCTGGACGATTTCGACGGCCGCGTGTGGCGCCGCGGCTGGAGCGGTGGACGCGCACCGGCCGAGGCGCCGCGCCAGGGCCCGCGCTACGACTACCAGCTCGATTACGAGCCGACCGACCGCAGCCAGCTCATCGCGCTGGACCTGCTCGTCGATGCGCCCGAGGGCACGCGGCTGTCGGCCGACTACGAACTGAGCGCGCAGCGCCCGCTGGCCTCGCTGACGCGCTGGCGCATGCAGGGCCAGGCGCCGGCACGCTTCGATGCGCAGATCCCGCCGCAGGCGCTGCAGCGGGATCTGCGCCTGCCGCCGGGGTTGAATCCCCGCACGGTCGCGCTGGGCCGGCAGTGGCGCAGCGAAGCCGGTGCCCATGGCGATGCCGCCATCGTCCAGCGTGCACTGACCTGGATCCGCAAGGACTTCGGCTACACGCTGGACATCCCGCTGCCGGGACGCGACATGGCCGATGAGTTCCTGTTCCAGACCCGGCAGGGGTTCTGCGAGCAGTTCAGTTCCTCCTTCGTGATCCTGATGCGCGCGGCCGGCATCCCGGCGCGGGTGGTCACCGGCTACGTCGGCGGGGTGCGCAATCCGTTCGGCGGCGGCTACTGGATCCTGCGCCGCCAGGACGCCCATGCCTGGGCCGAGGTCTGGCTGCCGCAGCGCGGCTGGGTGCGCGTGGATCCCACCGCCGCGGTGGCGCCGGAGCGCATCTACGACACGCTGGACGACCGTGCCCAGGCCGGTGGAGACGCTGGCGAGGATCTGTTCGGCCTGAGCCGCTACGCGCAGGTCAGTGACTGGCTGCGGCGCGGCTGGAACGACCTGGTGCTGGGCTTCGACGTCGAACGCCAGCGCCGGCTGCTGCAGCCCTTCGGCATCGAGCGCCTGGACGAGGGTCGCCTGGGCCTGCTGTTCGCCATCGCCGGCGGCGGCGCGCTGCTGGGCATGGCCTGGCTGCTGGCGCGCGGCGAACGCGAGCGCGATCCGCTGCTGCGGCAGTGGCATGCGCTGGGACGGCGCTACCGCCGCTTCGACCTGGCGCCCGGCGCCGACGAGCCGGCGCAGCGCTGGGCGCAGCGTGTGGCGAGCGCGCGACGCGACGCCACCGCAGCGCACAAAAACGAGGAACTCATCTCACTCAGCCGGCGTTTCGCACAGGCACGCTACGCTGCCGGTCACGCGGACGTCCGGGCGCTGATACGCGATCTTCGCCGGCACCGTCCGTGA
- a CDS encoding Slp family lipoprotein: MSFLRPLAVTGLAIALGACATAPKPLQGQFPGVTPRDAVVGVQTGAQVRWGGRIVETKPGANSTCFEMISAPLSATGRPQSDTPDATDGRFIACRAGFYDPAIFAKGREVTFVGRVSGTETTRIGEYDYRLPKVDADVVYLWPKVREVQVRPYPYYDPFWGPGPGWGWGPRWGWW; the protein is encoded by the coding sequence ATGTCTTTCCTCCGTCCGCTGGCCGTGACCGGCCTTGCGATCGCCCTCGGCGCCTGCGCGACCGCGCCCAAGCCGCTGCAGGGTCAGTTCCCCGGTGTGACGCCGCGCGATGCGGTGGTCGGCGTGCAGACCGGCGCGCAGGTGCGCTGGGGTGGCCGCATCGTCGAGACCAAGCCGGGGGCGAACAGCACCTGCTTCGAGATGATTTCCGCGCCGCTCAGCGCCACCGGCCGTCCGCAGAGCGATACGCCGGATGCGACCGATGGGCGCTTCATCGCCTGCCGCGCGGGCTTCTACGATCCGGCGATCTTCGCCAAGGGCCGTGAGGTGACCTTCGTCGGCCGGGTGTCCGGCACCGAGACCACGCGCATCGGCGAGTACGACTATCGCCTGCCCAAGGTCGACGCCGACGTGGTCTACCTGTGGCCGAAGGTGCGCGAGGTGCAGGTGCGTCCGTATCCGTACTACGACCCGTTCTGGGGTCCGGGCCCGGGCTGGGGCTGGGGTCCGCGCTGGGGCTGGTGGTAA
- a CDS encoding histidine triad nucleotide-binding protein: protein MNDTIFGKIIRREIPATIVYEDDDVLGFKDIAPQAPVHVLFIPKQVHVPTLDDLTPDQATLVGKLVLAAAQYARQEGFAGKGYRVVMNCRDDAGQTVYHIHLHLLAGAALGHFGALGG, encoded by the coding sequence ATGAACGACACCATCTTCGGCAAGATCATCCGGCGCGAAATCCCCGCCACCATCGTCTACGAGGACGATGATGTGCTGGGCTTCAAGGACATCGCGCCGCAGGCGCCGGTGCACGTGCTGTTCATTCCCAAGCAGGTGCACGTGCCCACGCTGGACGACCTCACGCCGGACCAGGCCACGCTGGTGGGCAAGCTGGTGCTGGCCGCGGCGCAGTACGCCCGCCAGGAAGGCTTCGCCGGCAAGGGCTATCGCGTGGTCATGAACTGCCGCGACGATGCCGGGCAGACCGTCTATCACATCCACCTGCACCTGCTGGCCGGCGCGGCGCTGGGCCACTTCGGTGCACTAGGCGGCTGA
- the recR gene encoding recombination mediator RecR, producing MTSSLLEQLIDALKVLPGVGSKSAQRMAYQLLERDRAGGRRLSTALAEAMEHIGHCQQCRDFTEGALCAICASPSRDRHQLCVVESPADRLAIEQATGYRGLYFILQGRLSPLDGIGPRELGLEQLSQRLAQGEVGELIIATNPTVEGEATAHYLGQLARQAGVKPMRLAHGVPLGGELEYVDRGTLSHAFGSRSEMS from the coding sequence TTGACTTCCTCGCTGCTCGAACAGCTCATCGACGCGCTCAAGGTCCTGCCCGGCGTGGGCAGTAAGAGCGCCCAGCGCATGGCCTACCAGCTGCTGGAGCGCGATCGCGCCGGCGGTCGCCGGCTGTCGACCGCGCTGGCCGAGGCGATGGAGCACATCGGCCACTGCCAGCAGTGCCGCGACTTCACCGAGGGCGCGCTGTGCGCCATCTGCGCCAGCCCCAGCCGCGATCGCCACCAGCTGTGCGTGGTCGAATCCCCGGCCGACCGGCTGGCCATCGAGCAGGCCACCGGCTATCGCGGTCTGTACTTCATCCTGCAGGGCCGGCTCTCGCCGCTGGATGGCATCGGCCCGCGCGAACTCGGCCTGGAACAGCTGTCCCAGCGCCTGGCCCAGGGCGAGGTCGGCGAACTGATCATCGCCACCAACCCCACCGTCGAAGGCGAGGCCACCGCGCACTACCTGGGCCAGCTGGCGCGGCAGGCAGGCGTCAAGCCGATGCGCCTGGCGCACGGCGTGCCGCTGGGCGGCGAACTGGAGTACGTCGATCGCGGCACGCTGTCGCATGCGTTCGGTTCGCGCAGCGAGATGAGTTGA
- a CDS encoding YbaB/EbfC family nucleoid-associated protein, whose translation MRGNIAQLMQQAQKMQENLQKAQEELAKLEVTGNAGGNMVSVTLTGAKECRKVRIDPSLLSDAEMLEDLIAAAFNDASNKIDAESKARMGSATAGMQLPPGMKLPF comes from the coding sequence ATGCGTGGAAACATCGCCCAACTCATGCAGCAGGCGCAGAAGATGCAGGAAAACCTGCAGAAGGCGCAGGAAGAGCTGGCCAAGCTGGAAGTCACCGGCAACGCCGGCGGCAACATGGTCAGCGTGACGCTGACCGGCGCCAAGGAGTGCCGCAAGGTGCGCATCGACCCGAGCCTGCTGTCCGATGCGGAAATGCTGGAGGACCTGATCGCCGCGGCGTTCAACGACGCCTCCAACAAGATCGACGCCGAATCCAAGGCGCGCATGGGCTCGGCCACCGCCGGCATGCAGCTGCCGCCCGGCATGAAGCTGCCGTTCTGA
- the dnaX gene encoding DNA polymerase III subunit gamma/tau, which produces MSYLVLARKWRPKRFAELVGQEHVVRALSNALDSGRIHHAFLFTGTRGVGKTTIARIFAKSLNCETGTSADPCGQCAACLDIDAGRYIDLLEIDAASNTGVDDVREVIENAQYMPSRGKFKVYLIDEVHMLSKAAFNALLKTLEEPPEHVKFLLATTDPQKLPVTVLSRCLQFNLKRLDEAQIGGQITKILGAEQIPSEDGAVRQIAKAADGSLRDGLSLLDQAIAYTAGELSDAGVRTMLGTVDRTQVGALLDALADGDGARLMATIATLAEFSPDWGGVLEAFAEALHRIQVRQLVPGVAIEAEGVDAEGFAQRLRPEVVQLWYQMALNGRRDLYLAPSPRAGFEMSLLRMLAFRPAGEGDVAPASAAPAKPAAGTGDEANSGRAAAAPLMPEMATAPHAPAEPVSAPVPKPSVAPEPEAAPFAAVPPAQAPSTPAPAPATDDVPPWEVPAQKIRVAEPVQAAPNASAAPATPARAPSAPPPPPSGDGIADADHWLALVASAKLSGPSRQLAANVAFASYGDAVLRLSLAPGLDYLRTDRSVGDLADALSASLGRVPKIVFDTGAVAGEGAETLAMRDARQQDARRASAEEQFMNHPDVQRLIQQHGARVVPDSIRPFDE; this is translated from the coding sequence ATGTCCTACCTCGTCCTGGCCCGCAAGTGGCGCCCGAAGCGTTTCGCCGAACTGGTCGGTCAGGAGCACGTGGTGCGTGCGCTGTCCAACGCGCTCGATAGCGGCCGCATCCACCACGCCTTCCTGTTCACCGGCACGCGCGGGGTCGGCAAGACCACCATCGCGCGCATCTTCGCCAAATCGCTTAACTGCGAGACCGGCACCAGCGCCGACCCGTGCGGCCAGTGCGCCGCCTGCCTGGACATCGACGCCGGGCGCTACATCGACCTGCTGGAGATCGACGCGGCCTCCAACACCGGCGTGGACGACGTGCGCGAGGTGATCGAGAACGCGCAGTACATGCCCAGCCGCGGCAAGTTCAAGGTCTACCTGATCGACGAAGTGCACATGCTGTCCAAGGCGGCGTTCAATGCGTTGCTCAAGACGCTGGAGGAACCGCCGGAGCACGTGAAGTTCCTGCTGGCCACCACCGATCCGCAGAAGCTGCCGGTGACCGTGCTCAGCCGCTGCCTGCAGTTCAACCTCAAGCGGCTGGACGAGGCGCAGATCGGCGGGCAGATCACCAAGATCCTCGGCGCCGAGCAGATTCCTTCGGAAGACGGCGCGGTGCGCCAGATCGCCAAGGCCGCCGATGGTTCGCTGCGCGACGGCCTGTCGCTGCTGGACCAGGCCATCGCCTATACCGCGGGCGAGCTGAGCGATGCCGGCGTGCGCACCATGCTGGGCACGGTCGACCGCACCCAGGTCGGCGCGCTGCTCGACGCGCTGGCCGATGGCGACGGTGCGCGGCTGATGGCCACCATCGCCACGCTGGCCGAGTTCTCGCCGGACTGGGGTGGGGTGCTGGAGGCCTTCGCCGAGGCGCTGCATCGCATCCAGGTGCGCCAGCTGGTGCCGGGCGTGGCAATCGAGGCCGAGGGCGTCGACGCCGAAGGCTTCGCCCAGCGCCTGCGCCCGGAAGTGGTCCAGCTCTGGTACCAGATGGCGCTCAACGGCCGCCGCGATCTCTACCTGGCGCCGAGCCCGCGCGCCGGGTTCGAGATGAGCCTGCTGCGCATGCTGGCCTTCCGCCCGGCGGGCGAGGGCGATGTCGCGCCGGCCTCGGCCGCGCCGGCCAAGCCGGCCGCGGGCACCGGGGACGAGGCCAACAGCGGACGCGCCGCAGCGGCCCCGCTGATGCCGGAAATGGCGACCGCTCCGCACGCGCCGGCCGAGCCCGTGTCCGCGCCCGTGCCGAAGCCGTCCGTGGCGCCCGAACCGGAGGCAGCGCCGTTCGCCGCCGTGCCACCGGCGCAAGCCCCGTCCACGCCAGCGCCAGCACCGGCCACGGACGACGTCCCGCCCTGGGAAGTGCCGGCGCAGAAGATCCGCGTCGCCGAGCCGGTGCAGGCCGCCCCGAACGCCAGCGCCGCGCCTGCCACGCCCGCGCGAGCTCCGTCCGCGCCACCGCCGCCTCCGTCCGGCGACGGCATTGCCGATGCCGATCACTGGCTGGCGCTGGTCGCCTCGGCCAAGCTGAGCGGGCCTTCGCGCCAGCTCGCCGCCAATGTCGCCTTCGCCAGCTACGGCGATGCGGTGCTGCGCCTGTCGCTGGCGCCGGGCCTGGACTACCTGCGCACCGACCGCTCGGTGGGCGACCTGGCCGATGCGCTGTCGGCGTCCCTGGGGCGCGTGCCGAAGATCGTGTTCGACACCGGCGCGGTCGCCGGCGAAGGCGCCGAGACGCTGGCCATGCGCGATGCGCGCCAGCAGGACGCGCGCCGTGCCTCGGCCGAAGAACAGTTCATGAACCACCCCGACGTGCAGCGGCTGATCCAGCAGCACGGCGCGCGCGTGGTGCCCGATTCCATCCGCCCTTTCGACGAGTAA
- a CDS encoding molybdenum cofactor biosynthesis protein MoaE — translation MTRFDITDQPIAPAPLRTQLLSARAGAFASFEGWVRDHNDGQGVSGLHYEAYAELARAEGEKILDEALARFDIVDARCVHRVGELAVGEMAVWVGVSAGHRDGAFAACRWIIDETKARVPIWKQERYLDGAQAWLHPGASVAE, via the coding sequence ATGACCCGCTTCGACATCACCGACCAGCCGATCGCGCCCGCGCCGCTGCGCACGCAGCTGCTGAGCGCGCGTGCGGGCGCCTTCGCCAGCTTCGAAGGCTGGGTGCGCGACCACAACGACGGCCAGGGCGTCTCCGGCCTGCACTACGAGGCCTACGCCGAGCTGGCGCGCGCCGAGGGCGAGAAGATCCTCGACGAGGCGCTGGCGCGGTTCGACATCGTCGACGCGCGCTGCGTGCATCGCGTCGGCGAGCTGGCCGTGGGCGAGATGGCGGTCTGGGTCGGCGTGTCGGCCGGCCACCGCGACGGCGCCTTCGCCGCCTGCCGCTGGATCATCGACGAGACCAAGGCGCGCGTCCCCATCTGGAAGCAGGAGCGCTACCTCGATGGCGCGCAGGCATGGCTGCATCCGGGGGCTTCGGTCGCCGAGTAG
- a CDS encoding MoaD/ThiS family protein, whose amino-acid sequence MTGVQVLYFASLRQAAGVERESVQTTASDLAGLYAELKQRHGFAWEPAHLRVAQGGAFARWDDAIAEGAQIAFIPPVSGG is encoded by the coding sequence ATGACCGGCGTGCAGGTGCTGTATTTCGCCAGCCTGCGTCAGGCCGCCGGCGTGGAGCGCGAGAGCGTGCAGACCACGGCCTCGGACCTAGCCGGCCTGTATGCCGAACTGAAGCAGCGCCATGGCTTCGCCTGGGAACCGGCGCATCTGCGCGTGGCCCAGGGCGGCGCCTTCGCGCGTTGGGACGATGCGATCGCCGAAGGCGCGCAGATCGCCTTCATTCCGCCGGTCAGCGGAGGCTGA
- the moaC gene encoding cyclic pyranopterin monophosphate synthase MoaC: MNAPHTLTHLDAAGQPAMVDVSDKAVTARQATAECLVAFPREVAAQLRHDALRSAKGGIVETAVIAGTMAVKRTHELIPFCHPLPIDGCRLAVDWHDADTLRIECSVRTTHRTGVEMEAMTGATVAALTVYDMCKALSHAIVLGPARLLGKHGGKRDFGVSA, encoded by the coding sequence ATGAATGCACCGCACACGCTCACCCATCTGGACGCCGCGGGCCAGCCGGCCATGGTCGATGTCTCGGACAAGGCCGTCACCGCGCGCCAGGCCACGGCCGAATGCCTGGTGGCGTTCCCGCGCGAGGTGGCCGCGCAACTGCGCCACGATGCGTTGCGCAGCGCCAAGGGCGGCATCGTCGAGACCGCGGTGATCGCCGGCACCATGGCGGTCAAGCGCACCCACGAGCTGATCCCGTTCTGCCATCCGCTGCCCATCGACGGCTGCCGGCTGGCCGTCGACTGGCACGACGCCGACACGCTGCGCATCGAATGCAGCGTGCGCACCACCCATCGTACCGGCGTGGAGATGGAGGCGATGACCGGCGCCACTGTCGCGGCGCTGACGGTCTACGACATGTGCAAGGCGCTCTCGCACGCCATCGTGCTGGGCCCGGCGCGGCTGCTCGGCAAGCACGGCGGCAAGCGCGACTTCGGAGTGTCGGCATGA
- the moaA gene encoding GTP 3',8-cyclase MoaA, with product MNALPRTPELPLDQRGRPLRDLRLSVIEACNFRCGYCMPADKVPDDYGLDAASRLSFDQIETLVRGFARVGVNKLRITGGEPLLRKDLPLLIARLANIPGIDDLALTTNGALLARHAQALRDAGLQRITVSLDALDPQRFAQMSGGRGDISTVLRGIDAAQAAGFASLKLNCVVQRGVNEDQVLPLVEHFRGSGHVLRFIEFMDVGTCNDWRATQVVTSRELRDAIHARWPLHALDAHYRGEVAVRHAFDDGGGEIGFVSSVSTPFCGDCQRARVSADGRLYTCLFSGASTDLRPSLAQGELPLAERLAGLWSRRADRYSELRGEPVQPPRRRVEMFLIGG from the coding sequence ATGAACGCCCTGCCACGCACGCCGGAACTGCCGCTGGACCAGCGCGGCCGGCCGCTGCGCGACCTGCGCCTGTCGGTGATCGAGGCCTGCAACTTCCGTTGCGGCTATTGCATGCCGGCCGACAAGGTGCCCGACGATTACGGGCTGGACGCGGCCTCGCGCCTGTCCTTCGACCAGATCGAGACGCTGGTGCGCGGCTTTGCGCGGGTGGGCGTGAACAAGCTGCGCATCACCGGCGGCGAGCCGCTGCTGCGCAAGGACCTGCCGCTGCTGATCGCGCGTCTGGCGAACATTCCGGGCATCGACGACTTGGCGCTGACCACCAACGGTGCGCTGTTGGCGCGCCACGCGCAGGCGCTGCGTGATGCCGGCCTGCAGCGCATCACGGTCAGCCTGGACGCGCTGGACCCACAGCGCTTCGCGCAGATGTCCGGCGGACGCGGCGACATTTCCACGGTGCTGCGCGGCATCGACGCGGCACAGGCCGCGGGTTTCGCCAGCCTCAAGCTCAACTGCGTGGTCCAGCGCGGCGTCAACGAGGACCAGGTGCTGCCGCTGGTCGAACACTTCCGTGGCAGCGGCCACGTGCTGCGCTTCATCGAATTCATGGACGTGGGCACCTGCAACGACTGGCGCGCGACGCAGGTGGTGACCTCACGCGAGCTGCGCGACGCGATCCACGCGCGCTGGCCGCTGCATGCGCTGGATGCGCACTACCGCGGCGAAGTCGCGGTGCGCCACGCCTTCGACGATGGCGGCGGCGAGATCGGCTTCGTGTCCTCGGTCAGCACGCCGTTCTGCGGCGATTGCCAGCGTGCGCGCGTGTCTGCCGACGGCCGCCTGTATACCTGCCTGTTTTCCGGGGCCTCCACCGACCTGCGCCCGAGCCTGGCGCAGGGCGAGCTGCCACTGGCCGAACGGCTGGCCGGCCTGTGGTCGCGCCGCGCCGACCGTTACAGCGAACTGCGCGGTGAGCCGGTCCAGCCGCCGCGCAGGCGCGTGGAGATGTTCCTGATCGGAGGCTGA
- a CDS encoding MBL fold metallo-hydrolase, whose amino-acid sequence MNWSLRFQGVGNASAVELGSAMATLERDGAPWLTIDCGSEGLDAFIRQYGQAPSAVFITHTHLDHVGGLERLFGSAYFDPARRGQVRLYVPAPIVPLLHQRVAEYPNVLAEGGANFWDAFRLVPVGEAFWHDGVRLEAFPVRHHWPQTAFGLRLPGALVWTGDTRPIPEMLAQYADAGEVIAHDCALHGNPSHSGIEDLEREYPRALLARCVLYHHASAEDARALAGRGHRVALPGQVLALPDPIPGPLPS is encoded by the coding sequence ATGAACTGGTCGCTGCGTTTCCAGGGCGTGGGCAATGCCTCGGCGGTCGAGCTGGGCTCGGCGATGGCGACCCTCGAGCGCGACGGCGCGCCGTGGCTGACCATCGACTGCGGCAGCGAGGGCCTGGACGCCTTCATCCGCCAGTACGGGCAGGCGCCGTCGGCGGTGTTCATCACCCATACGCACCTGGACCATGTCGGCGGGTTGGAGCGCCTGTTCGGCAGCGCCTACTTCGACCCGGCACGGCGCGGGCAGGTGCGGCTGTACGTGCCCGCGCCGATCGTGCCGCTGCTGCACCAGCGGGTGGCCGAGTATCCCAACGTGCTGGCCGAGGGTGGGGCGAACTTCTGGGACGCCTTCCGCCTGGTGCCGGTGGGCGAGGCGTTCTGGCACGACGGGGTGCGGCTGGAGGCGTTCCCGGTGCGCCACCACTGGCCGCAGACGGCCTTCGGCCTGCGCCTGCCCGGCGCGCTGGTGTGGACCGGCGACACCCGGCCGATCCCGGAGATGCTGGCACAGTACGCCGACGCCGGCGAAGTGATCGCCCACGACTGCGCGCTGCACGGCAATCCCTCGCACAGCGGCATCGAGGATCTCGAGCGCGAGTACCCGCGCGCGCTGCTGGCGCGCTGCGTGCTCTACCACCACGCCAGCGCCGAGGACGCGCGCGCCCTGGCCGGGCGCGGCCATCGCGTCGCCTTGCCCGGGCAGGTGCTAGCGTTACCCGACCCGATCCCAGGCCCCCTGCCGTCCTGA
- a CDS encoding 3-deoxy-D-manno-octulosonic acid kinase, whose protein sequence is MAAFDATEVLMPYRDARGDGAILFDRQRLRQAQPEWLNPAHWGDRARPVDSGGRGGAWFVDAPFGQSLLRQYRRGGLAASVSSDRYLWRGANRTRSFAEFRLTRALHRLRLPVPQPFVASYLRQGATYRAAILMERLADVRSLADRYQAGGQAAPLEETGHLIARFHRAGLDHADLNAHNILFDAQGHGWLIDFDRGVLRIPATRWREANLARLLRSLMKLRGDRDRPQVEEDFARLRKAYDRAWERGF, encoded by the coding sequence ATGGCCGCTTTTGACGCGACGGAAGTGCTGATGCCGTACCGCGATGCGCGCGGCGACGGCGCGATTCTGTTCGACCGCCAGCGCCTGCGGCAAGCGCAGCCCGAATGGCTGAACCCCGCGCACTGGGGCGACCGCGCCCGGCCGGTGGACAGCGGCGGGCGCGGCGGGGCCTGGTTCGTCGACGCGCCGTTCGGGCAGAGCCTGCTGCGCCAGTACCGGCGCGGCGGCCTGGCGGCCAGCGTCAGCAGCGATCGCTACCTGTGGCGCGGCGCCAACCGCACGCGCAGTTTCGCCGAGTTCCGCCTGACCCGCGCGTTGCACCGCCTGCGCCTGCCGGTGCCGCAGCCGTTCGTGGCCAGCTACCTGCGCCAGGGCGCGACCTACCGCGCGGCGATCCTGATGGAACGCCTGGCCGATGTGCGCTCGCTGGCCGACCGCTACCAGGCCGGCGGGCAAGCCGCGCCACTGGAAGAGACCGGGCACCTGATCGCGCGCTTCCACCGGGCCGGGCTGGACCACGCCGACCTCAACGCGCACAACATCCTGTTCGACGCGCAGGGCCACGGCTGGCTGATCGATTTCGACCGTGGGGTGCTGCGCATCCCGGCCACGCGCTGGCGCGAGGCCAACCTGGCGCGGCTGCTGCGCTCGCTGATGAAGCTGCGCGGAGACCGCGACCGGCCGCAGGTGGAAGAGGACTTCGCGCGCCTGCGCAAGGCCTACGACCGCGCGTGGGAACGGGGTTTCTGA